Part of the Pseudobacteriovorax antillogorgiicola genome, CTCATCGCAGGACTCAGCGCAGTCCTTGCATTCCTTATGATGTTTGACATGAACTTCACAGGACTTTTTACAGTCTTCACAATAGAGAATGCAGGTTTCAGCAAGTGCTTTCTGACTCTTCTTAGAACCGCCACCATGAATGATGGTATTGACCATAGTCTGCACCACTTCCGTCATGTTTAAGACAGATTGATGGCATTCTGCCATCTTAGTATTACCAGACATCAGCTGATCAATACAGTGAGAAGTACATATTTTACCCGATGAAACACAGGATTCACCCACTGAGACTAAGTTCTTTTCAGCCTTGGTCCATAC contains:
- a CDS encoding Csp1 family four helix bundle copper storage protein, producing the protein MDRRTFVAGAGALAGTVASSTLMAKNDHHHHHGKSRVWTKAEKNLVSVGESCVSSGKICTSHCIDQLMSGNTKMAECHQSVLNMTEVVQTMVNTIIHGGGSKKSQKALAETCILYCEDCKKSCEVHVKHHKECKDCAESCDECIKACQMYLKA